The DNA window CTCGACCGCAGCGTGCCGCAGATCGGCGCGCCGGAGGTGTGGCGAAGCGGGTTCACCGGCAAGGACGTCAGGATCGCGGTGCTGGACACCGGTGTGGACGCCGGTCATCCGGACCTGGCAGGCAAGGTGGTAGCGGCCAAGGACTTCTCCGGCGGCCAGGACCCCACCGACCGGCACGGCCACGGCACCCACGTCGCCTCGACCATCGCCGGTTCCGGCGCGGCCTCCGGCGGGCGGTACAAGGGCGTCGCACCCGATGCCGGGCTGCTGGTCGGCAAGGTGCTCGGCGACGACGGCAGTGGCGGGTACGCGGAGATCATCAGCGGCATGGAGTGGGCCGCGGACCAGGGCGCCAAGGTGATCAACCTGAGCCTCGGCGGTGACGACGCCCCCGGCGTCGATCCGTTGGAAGAGGCGGTGAACCGCATCTCGAAGGACAAGGGCGTGCTGTTCGTGATCGCCGCGGGCAACGAAGGGGAGAAAGGCGCGGGCACGGTGGGATCGCCCGGGAGCGCGGATTCGGCGCTGACCGTCGGCGCGGTCGACCGGGCCGACGCGCTGGCCCCGTTCTCCAGCAAGGGACCGCGGGTGGGGGACAACGCGGTCAAACCGGAGATCACCGCCCCCGGCGTCGGGATCGTCGCGGCGAAGGCCGGTGGCGCGCCCGGTGATCCGTACCAAGCGATGTCGGGCACCTCGATGGCGACACCGCACGTGGCGGGTGCGGCGGCACTGCTCGCCCAGCAACATCCCGACTGGCGCGCCGAGCAGCTCAAGTCCGCGCTCGCGGGCACCGCGAAGCCGACCGCCGGACTGACCGCCTTCCAGCAGGGCACGGGCCGGGTCGACGTGGCCAAGGCCGCCGGGCAGCAGATCGGAGCGGACGTCACCACGGTCGCTTTCGGCACAGTGCCTGCCGCCGACGGGAAACCCAGGACGAAGGAGATCACCTACCGCAACGGCGGCACCGCCCCGCTCGACCTCGATCTGCGCCTGGACGTCCGCGACGAAGCGGGCACACCGGCGGTCGACGGCCTGTTCGCGGTGGACCGGCCGAAGATCACGGTTCCCGCCGGTGCGACGGCGACCGTCGCGGTCACCGTGACTCCCGCGGGCAAGCCGCGGGGAGCGTACGGCGGCACACTGGTCGCCACTGCCGCCAATGGCGTCGAAGTGCGGAGCCTGGTCGGCGCCGATCTCGAACGGAACGTCTACACGGCCGATCTCCAGCTGGTCGACCGCGAAGGGAACGGCCCCGGTCCGAAGGGGCCGGGTGGGACCGTGATGGCGACCAATCTGGACACCGGTGACCTGAAGATCTACCACGTGTCCGGCGGCGGCGGCCCGGTCCGGCTGCCGCAGGGGCGGTACCTGTTCGTCTCGCAGATCGACGAGAAGCGCGAGAACGGGTCCAGCGGGTCGAGTCTGGTCAGCGAACCGGGTCTCGTGCTCGACCGCGACCGCGCGATCGTGTTCGACGGACGGCTGGCGAAACCGGTGACGGTGCGGACCGACCAGCCCGATGCCCGGTCGAACGGTCAGATCGTCGCCTTCTCCGAACAGATGGTGAACCGGGGCAGGACGGTTCATTCCTGGTACCAGCCGAGGCTTTTTCGCGACGACATGTACTCCTACGTCGCGCCCACCCGCACCGACGTACCGGACTTCGGCTTCCTCGTCACCACGATGCTCACGAAGCAGACGACCGAGGGGAGGTCCGAGAACAGCCCGTACGTCTACAACCTGCAGTTCCCCAGCAGCGGCCGGGTTCCCGACGTTTCCGGCTACCGGGTGCGCGACCGGGAACTGGCCAAGGTGACCGCGACCTACGCCAGTACCGGCAAGCAGTGGGGCAGCCTGCACGTGCTGCCCTCGCCCTACGACAACGCGACCGGGCTCGGCGATGCCTGGTTCCTCACCGCGCAGGCTCAGTTGCCATCGACGCGGTACGAGTTCTACAGCGCGGGGGACCTCACCTGGCTGAAGGAGCTCTACGTCGGAAGGCAGGCTACG is part of the Amycolatopsis sp. CA-230715 genome and encodes:
- a CDS encoding S8 family serine peptidase, encoding MRRRAKALVSSLLVTVVGVTTAQAAQAVPGSPAQEGSANTAELGKPRTVTLITGDRITVQDRRGQNPAISVQPGPGREQLGFQRSKGKDGWSVFPADALPLVANGVLDEQLFRIDRLLADGYDDSARPTLPLIVQQDGAGYAATAVPGATEVRRLDSIGATAFAERKDSAGAFWSTVVGPRATAVRKVWLDRKVKANLDRSVPQIGAPEVWRSGFTGKDVRIAVLDTGVDAGHPDLAGKVVAAKDFSGGQDPTDRHGHGTHVASTIAGSGAASGGRYKGVAPDAGLLVGKVLGDDGSGGYAEIISGMEWAADQGAKVINLSLGGDDAPGVDPLEEAVNRISKDKGVLFVIAAGNEGEKGAGTVGSPGSADSALTVGAVDRADALAPFSSKGPRVGDNAVKPEITAPGVGIVAAKAGGAPGDPYQAMSGTSMATPHVAGAAALLAQQHPDWRAEQLKSALAGTAKPTAGLTAFQQGTGRVDVAKAAGQQIGADVTTVAFGTVPAADGKPRTKEITYRNGGTAPLDLDLRLDVRDEAGTPAVDGLFAVDRPKITVPAGATATVAVTVTPAGKPRGAYGGTLVATAANGVEVRSLVGADLERNVYTADLQLVDREGNGPGPKGPGGTVMATNLDTGDLKIYHVSGGGGPVRLPQGRYLFVSQIDEKRENGSSGSSLVSEPGLVLDRDRAIVFDGRLAKPVTVRTDQPDARSNGQIVAFSEQMVNRGRTVHSWYQPRLFRDDMYSYVAPTRTDVPDFGFLVTTMLTKQTTEGRSENSPYVYNLQFPSSGRVPDVSGYRVRDRELAKVTATYASTGKQWGSLHVLPSPYDNATGLGDAWFLTAQAQLPSTRYEFYSAGDLTWLKELYVGRQATNGTLLDTMEVAAGVRYRPGQRSTEQWNRAVVGPTLNKAAKTVRNGDTFSVLLPVLATGGDHLSFTAAEGTTRLARDGVEIGSVPRVPGYTWPNVGAVTFPVPAADGAYTLTVDAKRPEGADAELSSAVATSWTFRSQHADGEAPLPLMALRATPALGAANDAWRLLPLVVPIEVERAAGTTGTVRQVTAEASFDGGKTWYGQLVVGSGERWHAFVLAPLFSQAKLVSLRLSAKDSGGNSVSQTMTNAYRLR